TTGAAACGCGTTCGACGAACACGGGTGAGAATCTCGCGTTTACCACCGCCGCGCTCGCGGCGGCGCGGCCGGATTTGCGGCCGGGCGACGGGCTGCGTTCGGCGATCGTCGTGGCGACGCCGTGCCGGTTGCGTCGCGCGCTAGCGACGGTGCGGCGGCATTGGCCGGAGGTGCGGAGCGTCGGCACTTGCGCCGTGCGGTCGCTGGCCGAGGAGGAAGCGTTCTACGCGCGGCACGGGTTGGCGCTGCGCACGCAGGTCGCGGGCGAGTTCGAGCGGTTGGCGAGTTATCCGGCGCGGGGCTTCATGGCACCGATCGAGGTGCCGGCGGACGTCTGGTCGGCGGCGCGGCAGCTCGGTGCGAAGGTTTAGAAAAACGTCGCCCGCCGGCGTAAAACTGGCGCAGCATTGAACGAATTCCCGCCGCCTGTGTCCTACTGCCGCGTGTCCCATCGTCTCCTTGCCTTGTGCGCCTTGTTGGCTGTGTGCGTTGCCCCGTCGTTCGCGGCGGAGACGCTGGCCGAAAAATCGTTGAAGGAAATCGTCGAGCGACAGAAGCAGCTCTTCGAACGCGCCGAGAAGGAAGGCGACCAGCTCGACGAGGCGCGCTTCGCCGGCGAGGCGAAGGGCATCGCGAGCAGCTACGACGTCTTTATCCTGAATAACCCCGACTTCGCCGCCGGCTACGTCGCCTACGGCGTGTTCCTCGGCAAGATCGACATGACCAAGGCGGCGGTCGCGATGCTGCTGAAGGCCAACAAGCTCGACCCGAACATCCCGCTGGTGAAAAACCAGCTGGCAAAGCACCTCGCGGAGGACGGCAAGCCGCTCGAGGCGCTGCCGTATCTCACCTCGGCCATCGACCTCGCGCCGAATGAGCCGCTTTACCACTTCCACCTCGGGCAGCTGCTGCTCGCCGCGCGCGACGACTTCCTGCACGAAGGCACGTGGACGCGCGCGTCCCTCGATAAGGCGATGCTCGAGGCGTTCCAGCGCGCGGCCGACCTCGCGCCCGCCGACCTGTCGCTCGCCTATCAGCACGCCAAGGCCTACTACGAGATCGAGCCGCCGCGCTGGGACGAGGCGCTCGCGGTCTGGGAAAAACTCGGGGGCCGCGCCACGACCGAGTCGATGCGGCAGCTGATCAAGCTCCAGCGCGCCAACATCCTCGTGAAGCTCGACCGGCGCGACGAGGCGCGCGCGCTGCTCGATCAGGTCACGGACCTGAAGCTGACCGACGAGAAGCAAAAGGTCATCGACGCGCTGGCCGGGACGAACGCACCCGCGGCGGCCAAAACCGCGAAATAAGCGACGAATTTCCAACTGGCCGCTCGGCGCTTGCGCGCAGCGGGCCGGACTGGCAAGTCCCACGCATGCCTTTGCTCAATCGCCTCGAACGCACGCTCGGGCGCTTCGCGATTCCCAATCTCTCGCTCTACCTCGTCATCGGCCAGGTCTTCTTCTGGAGCGTCAGCTTCCTAGGCTATTTCGATCTCGAGCGCATCGCCCTGCTGCCGATTGCGGTGCGTCAGGGCGAATTCTGGCGACTGGTGTCGTTCCTGTTTTATCCACCGAGCTCGCATCCGGTGTTCATCGCGTTCGCGTGGTATCTGTTCTGGATGATGGGCAGCGCGCTCGAGGGTTACTGGGGCGTGTTTCGCTACAATCTCTTCATCTTCACGGGCTGGGCGCTCACGGCCGGCGTGGCGTTTCTTTTTCCGGGGACGTATGCGATCAACGTCTTCCTCGCTGGCAGCGTGTTCCTGGCGTTCGCGTTCCTGAATCCGGATTTCGAGATGATGCTCTTCTTCATCCTGCCGGTGAAGATCAAGTGGCTCGCGCTGATCCAGTGGCTCTTCTACGGCTACGCGGTCGTCTTCGGCCCGTGGCCGGTCAAACTCGCGACGCTCGCCGCCGTCGGCAACTTCCTGCTCTTTTTCTCCAGCGACATCGTGCAACGGGTCAAAACCGGCCGCCGGCGCATGGAGCATCAGGCCCGCGCCGCCGCCGCCCGGGCCGACGAGCGCGAGCCGCGCCACCGCTGCGTGGTCTGCGGCAAGACCGAGCTCACGCATCCGATGGAGGACTTCCGCTACGGCGACGACGACAAGTGTTATTGCTCGGAGCATCGCGGCGGCAAAAAGAGCTGAACCATGCCCGCGCGCCCGCACACCGTCGGTGAATGGCTCGAGTGGGCCGTGCGGCGCTACGCCCGCGAGGACGTCGCGCTCGGCCAGGTGGCGGACAATGCGCACGACGAAGCGCTCTACCTTTTGCTCCGCACACTCGAGCTGCCGCTCGAAAGCCCACGCAGCGTGCTGCGGCGCAAGACCACACCCGAGCAGGCCGCCGCGCTCACGGAGGTTTTCCGGCGTCGCATCGACGAGCGCACGCCGGCGGCGTATCTCACGCGCGAGGCATGGCTCGGCGGGCACAAGTTCTACGTCGACGAGCGCGTGATCATCCCGCGTTCGTATTTCGTCGAGCTGCTGCCGGAGGCGATTCCGCAGTGGTTGCCGGCCGGCAAGCCCGTGAAACGCGTCGTCGATGTCTGCACCGGCAGCGGGTGTCTCGCGGTGTTGCTCGCGGATCGTTTCCCGGAGGCGAAGGTCGACGCGATCGAGCTCTCGCCGGATGCCGCGGCGGTGGCTCGGTTCAACTTCGCCCAGAACGAACTCGGCGCGCGCATCAAGCTGCACCGCTCGGACGTCTTCGACGCCGTGCCGCCGGTGAAATACGACGTCATCCTCTCGAATCCGCCCTACGTGCCGTCGCGGGAGATGAAAGGCCTGCCGGAGGAATTCCGGAAAGAACCGGCGATGGCGCTGGACGGCGGCGCGGACGGGCTCGACATCGTGCGCAAGTTGCTGCGTCAGGCGCGCGAGCGACTGCAACCGCACGGCATCGTGACGCTCGAGGTCGGTCAGGCGAAGGCCGCGCTCGCGGCGAAATTATCCGAGCTCGACCCGCACTGGCTGTCGACGCAGGACGGCGAGGATTGCGTGTGCGTGATCACCGCCGCGCGGTTGCGCGCATGGGGCGGTTGAAATTCACGCCCAGGACGGCGGGAGGGCGACGGTGCCGTGGGCACCCGGTGCGTAGCGGGCGCAGGGGCGGCCGGGATGCACGAGACGCGTGGCGCGCGCGGGATGGGCGCACCAGAGCCACTCCTCGGCGAACGGATCGGTGCGGATCGTGCGTGCGAAGCGGCAGTCGCTGCCGCAGGGCTGGCCGTCGTCGGGGGGCAGCAGGGCGGCTTCGGTCTCCCGGAAAAACTCGCTCACGCGGACCTCATTTCTTGGTTTCGAGCTGGCGCACCGGGAGACCGGCGTCGATCCAAGCCTGCAGGCCGCCGGCGTTCACGACTTTGTAGCCTTTCTCGGCCAGCGCGGCGCCGACATTGCCGGCGCGTTTGCCGGAGCGGCAGTAGAGGATGAGCGTCTTGTCCTTCGCGGCTTTGGCGAGGAAGGGCTTCCACTCGAACTGGGCGTTCTCGAAATCGCTCTGCGGCAGCAGCACGGCCGGCGCGGCGACGCCGGTCTGGAACCACTCGGCCGGCTCGCGGACGTCGATGAGCGTGGCCTTGCCGTCGGCGACGAGTTTCGCGGCCTCGGCGGGAGTGATGCGGGCGACTTCGGCGCCGCACAACGTCAGGGCACCGAGGAGGAAGAGGACGGCGAGTTTCTGGAGCATGCCCCGAGCTTGCGCGGAATCGCGTGCGGGGCAAGCGGCTCAGTCTGTCTTCGGCGGAGTAGCCGCGGGGGCGGGAGGCGGATTTTCGTAGGAGACGCGGATGAGGCCGCGCCATTCCCACGCCTGGTAGCCGGTCGCTTTGTCCTCCGGGTAGAGGCGCTCGAGCATGTGCAACACCTGGGGTTGCAGCGACTCGACCTGGCCGTGGCAGAGCAGGCATTTCGGGTTCACGGCGATGGGGCGGTAGACGCGCCACTCGAGCGGGGCGCCGGGCTGCTCGACTTTTTGCACGATCAACTTCGGTGGCGATTCACCGGATTGCATGGCGATGCGCACGAGGTCGAGGGCGGCGAAGTCGGCTGCGTCGGGCGCGTTCTTCGGGTCGCGGACGCGGAAGCTCGTCAGCTTGATCGCGGTGACGACGGGCTTGCCGGCGACGGGCTTCGGTGGCGCGAGGGACTTGAGGTGCAGCAGCTCGACGGCTTCGTCGAGGCCCTTCGCCGCGAGCGTGCGCTCGACTTCGACCATCAGCGAGCCGCCGACGCGATCGATGAGGCGTTCGCCGGATTGGCTGATGGCGGCGGCCTCGGGATCGCTGCCGGCGGCCCACGAGAATTTCATTTCGGGTTTCGCGGGTTCTTGCGCGGACAACAGCGCGCACAGGCCGACGAGCACCGCGGGGTAGCGGGAGTGCTTCATGGGGAAAGTATACACCCGGTGCGGCGCTTTGCCTACGGCGGCAAACTTTCGCAAGAGATGCGCAGGGTGAAAATGGTAAGGCCCCGCCGACGGGAGTCGACGGGGCCCGCCATGTGAACGCGGCGCGTGAACGCCGCGCACCCACCTGCGCTCAGGTGAAGATGATCTGGCCGCCCGCGGCCAATTCGTAGAAGTCACCGACGGTGAGAACTTTTTCCATCGCGGGCACGAAGTCGGCCTGCGTGAGGTGGAACATGTCGACGGTGGCCTTGCAGGCGTAGAGGTGGCCGCCGGCGTCGGAGATCATTTGCACGAACTCGGAGACGGGCGGGATGTCGAGGGCCTCCATCTCCTTTTTCATCATGTTCGTGGCGAAGGAGGACATGCCGGGCAGCGCGCCGAGGATGGTCGGCAGCGGGAAGCCTTTCGCGTCGGGCACGCGCATGGCGGCGTTGCCGACGGTGGAGATCTTAATTTTGTCCTGATAGTCCTTCATCACGGCGTAGAGGCCGAAGAAGGTGAAGAAGAGGTTGGCTTCGATGCCCTCCATGCGGGCGCCGTTGGCCATGATGAGGCCGGGATAAACGCCGTCGAGCGAGCCGCGCGAGACGATGATCGAGACCTTCTTGATTTTTTCGGGTGAAGACATGGCGGAAGAAGTAGCGAGTAGCGGGTAGTGGGTAGCGAGTAGACGGGAGCGCAGTGTGCGGAGGATGATCTTTCCTCTTAATCTTTCTCTTTCGTCTTTCTCCCTCCGGCTGCTCGTTATGCGCGAGCGCGACTGAAGCGGGGAGAAAGAGAAAGATTAAGAGAAGGAGGAAAGAGTCGGGCGGCTGGCTCAGATGCAGCCGTGGGGCTTCTTGATGCCGGCGATCTTGGCGGCTTTCTTGGCGGGGCCGCCGGGGAAGAGTTCGTAGAGCTCCTTGGTCGGGACGCCGCTCTCCTTGGTGAGCTTGCGCATGGAGGGGCCGTCGCCCTTCGTCTCGAATTCCTTGCGCATGTAGTTCAGCACGACGAAGTGCCGATCGGTGAGGGCGGCGATGCCTTCCTCGGTGGCGAGGACCTTGGCGATTTCGGCGTCCCAGTCCTTGGAGTTGGTCATGAAACCCTCGGCGTCGAAGTCGATGGGCTTGTTGTTGATGGTGCGGATGGCCATGGCGATGGTGGGTTGGCGGTTGAAGAAATGGGGTCAGGATTTGACGGGCAGGCGTGCGGCGCTGCCGGGGGTGTGCGCGCTGAGGTTGCGGAGGAAGACGATGAGGAAGCCGAGGCCGCGGCGCATCTCGGGCTTGTTGACCTCCTTGAACGCGGTCCAGAGGGAGAACTCCTCGACGCGGTCGAAATCGATCTTCTTGTAGACCTCGACGGCGTTGTTGATCGCCAGGAGCATCTCCGGTTGCGTGAGGTTTTTCACAGTGGAGAGGATCGCGACGACGTTCTCCGAGAGGAGGCGGATGTCCTCGATGGAGAAGTTGGCGACGACGTTGTCGAGGACCTTGGTCATCTCGCGGCCTTTCTCGAAGTAGCCCTTGCGGTCGAGCTCATCGAGTTTCGCGATGGCGTCGTTCATGAGCTCGCGCGCGATGGGGGTGGCGTCGGTGACGAGTTCGCGCGCGCCGTGGAGGGCGACGAGCGAGGCTTGGAGGTCGTCGACGCTGCGGAGAACCTGCTTGAGGAGGGCCGCGACGTCGTCGGGGCGGAGGTGCGGCGAGACGTCGTCGAGCTCGGTGGCGAGGGCGGGGAGCATTTCCTTGCCGACGCGGGTGAGGTCGTCGCGGAGCTCGTCGATCTCGCGGCGGACGCGGCGGACGGCGGCCAGTTCCTCGAGCACGAGGTCCATCTTGCGGTCGAGCGCCTCGAGGCGTTCGGCGAGCGCGGTGTCGGGCGTGGCGTTCATGGCGGTCAGCGGCGTTTGCCCGCCATGCTCAGGGCGGAGTCCATGGGGAGTTCGAGGCCGCGGAGGAGGACGTTCCAGTAGACCCAGCGGAACATCATCTTGCCGTAGTGGTTCATCCGCGTCTCCTCGAGGAGCGCGAGCGGGCCGACGCCGGGGAACGGGAAGAGGCCGGGGAGAGGCTCGGTGTCGTAGTTGAAGTCGATGAGGAAGGCCTTGCCGAAGCCGGATTCGATGAAGCAGTTGGCGTGGCCGTCGAAGTGGCCGTGCAGCGGGCGCTCGTCGATGGCGGCGAGGAGGTTTTCGACCAGGATGTCGGCCTGGAAGTGCACGACGGAGCCGGCCTTGGAGGCGGGCAGGTCGGTGGCGTCGCCGAGGGCGAAGATGTTGTCGCGGACCTT
This window of the Candidatus Didemnitutus sp. genome carries:
- a CDS encoding YdcF family protein — translated: MSAAADSRALELAFAYLAAADALPAEAADVVLGLGHFDRTIPRLCAELALAGRARWIVFSGGVGAGSGDFTQAEALEFRDDVRRHWPAVEARIALLETRSTNTGENLAFTTAALAAARPDLRPGDGLRSAIVVATPCRLRRALATVRRHWPEVRSVGTCAVRSLAEEEAFYARHGLALRTQVAGEFERLASYPARGFMAPIEVPADVWSAARQLGAKV
- the prmB gene encoding 50S ribosomal protein L3 N(5)-glutamine methyltransferase, producing the protein MPARPHTVGEWLEWAVRRYAREDVALGQVADNAHDEALYLLLRTLELPLESPRSVLRRKTTPEQAAALTEVFRRRIDERTPAAYLTREAWLGGHKFYVDERVIIPRSYFVELLPEAIPQWLPAGKPVKRVVDVCTGSGCLAVLLADRFPEAKVDAIELSPDAAAVARFNFAQNELGARIKLHRSDVFDAVPPVKYDVILSNPPYVPSREMKGLPEEFRKEPAMALDGGADGLDIVRKLLRQARERLQPHGIVTLEVGQAKAALAAKLSELDPHWLSTQDGEDCVCVITAARLRAWGG
- a CDS encoding rhodanese-like domain-containing protein, which produces MLQKLAVLFLLGALTLCGAEVARITPAEAAKLVADGKATLIDVREPAEWFQTGVAAPAVLLPQSDFENAQFEWKPFLAKAAKDKTLILYCRSGKRAGNVGAALAEKGYKVVNAGGLQAWIDAGLPVRQLETKK
- a CDS encoding DUF3365 domain-containing protein, yielding MKHSRYPAVLVGLCALLSAQEPAKPEMKFSWAAGSDPEAAAISQSGERLIDRVGGSLMVEVERTLAAKGLDEAVELLHLKSLAPPKPVAGKPVVTAIKLTSFRVRDPKNAPDAADFAALDLVRIAMQSGESPPKLIVQKVEQPGAPLEWRVYRPIAVNPKCLLCHGQVESLQPQVLHMLERLYPEDKATGYQAWEWRGLIRVSYENPPPAPAATPPKTD
- a CDS encoding DsrE/DsrF/DrsH-like family protein; this encodes MSSPEKIKKVSIIVSRGSLDGVYPGLIMANGARMEGIEANLFFTFFGLYAVMKDYQDKIKISTVGNAAMRVPDAKGFPLPTILGALPGMSSFATNMMKKEMEALDIPPVSEFVQMISDAGGHLYACKATVDMFHLTQADFVPAMEKVLTVGDFYELAAGGQIIFT
- a CDS encoding TusE/DsrC/DsvC family sulfur relay protein, whose amino-acid sequence is MAIRTINNKPIDFDAEGFMTNSKDWDAEIAKVLATEEGIAALTDRHFVVLNYMRKEFETKGDGPSMRKLTKESGVPTKELYELFPGGPAKKAAKIAGIKKPHGCI
- a CDS encoding DUF1641 domain-containing protein; translation: MNATPDTALAERLEALDRKMDLVLEELAAVRRVRREIDELRDDLTRVGKEMLPALATELDDVSPHLRPDDVAALLKQVLRSVDDLQASLVALHGARELVTDATPIARELMNDAIAKLDELDRKGYFEKGREMTKVLDNVVANFSIEDIRLLSENVVAILSTVKNLTQPEMLLAINNAVEVYKKIDFDRVEEFSLWTAFKEVNKPEMRRGLGFLIVFLRNLSAHTPGSAARLPVKS